In Nitrospira sp., the following are encoded in one genomic region:
- a CDS encoding OmpH family outer membrane protein, with the protein MMLQRLRLTTLALAVLGFGGLLAGLAELGWAADPFKMGVVDPQAVLEKSKAGRAALDKLKDYATSRQKLLTKDEDDLKGLEKQLKEQESGLAEAKKRELQGTFRTKVQDYQKKVQDFNQELGVKQKELVDDYMKRIQTATKSVAEKSGISLVVDKGSDQTIKIVIYNKETIELTEQVIKEFDRLNK; encoded by the coding sequence ATGATGTTGCAACGTTTGCGTCTGACAACGCTAGCCCTAGCCGTGCTGGGCTTCGGGGGCCTGCTGGCGGGACTCGCCGAACTCGGGTGGGCGGCCGACCCCTTCAAAATGGGCGTGGTGGATCCGCAGGCCGTTCTGGAAAAATCCAAGGCTGGCCGCGCGGCATTGGACAAGCTGAAGGACTATGCCACAAGCCGCCAGAAACTATTGACGAAGGACGAAGATGACCTCAAGGGTCTGGAAAAGCAGCTCAAGGAACAGGAAAGCGGCCTCGCGGAAGCCAAGAAGCGCGAACTGCAGGGCACCTTCCGCACCAAGGTTCAGGATTACCAAAAGAAGGTCCAGGACTTTAACCAGGAACTGGGCGTCAAGCAGAAAGAGCTCGTTGACGACTATATGAAGCGCATCCAGACTGCCACGAAGTCTGTCGCAGAGAAAAGTGGCATCTCGCTTGTTGTGGACAAGGGCAGCGACCAGACAATCAAAATCGTCATCTACAACAAGGAGACGATCGAACTGACAGAGCAGGTCATCAAGGAATTCGATCGACTCAACAAGTAG
- a CDS encoding formylglycine-generating enzyme family protein, with amino-acid sequence MRFTVIPSLLSTLSVLTCVTALSSTPVHAQEYKPLPGLSAKDRAVLAANMANQGQCKNAMVEVAMALKDMPDDEMLIRVKGICEMETGRPEGQETIMKWLKLAPQSHPERGKMLAMLAKGQASKEIALAWVSVPAGEFEMGTDGDKAEADERPKHKVALDAFMIGKYEVTNAQYQAFVKATGHRRPENCCDPKFNVWKGSELIEGAEELPAINVSWDDAVAFCKWADARLPTEAEWEKAARGTDGRLYPWGNEPPSGNRANYSFDPVSMWDGLASFAKKDQYENGRSPYGAYEMAGNVWEWTQDWYDENYYKNSPAKNPKGPDKADARVIRGASWRNTAEMLRAANRNKHKPDERRVYIGFRCAKDSQ; translated from the coding sequence ATGCGATTCACAGTGATTCCGTCCCTGCTTTCAACGCTTTCGGTGTTGACGTGCGTCACGGCGCTCAGCAGCACGCCCGTCCACGCACAAGAGTACAAGCCCCTCCCCGGGTTGTCGGCCAAGGACCGCGCTGTGCTGGCCGCCAACATGGCAAACCAGGGGCAGTGCAAGAATGCCATGGTCGAAGTGGCGATGGCCTTGAAGGACATGCCAGACGACGAGATGCTGATCCGCGTCAAGGGCATCTGTGAAATGGAGACGGGACGCCCGGAGGGTCAAGAGACCATCATGAAGTGGCTGAAGCTTGCGCCTCAATCGCACCCCGAGCGCGGCAAGATGCTCGCGATGCTAGCAAAAGGTCAGGCCTCCAAGGAAATTGCGCTTGCCTGGGTCTCGGTGCCTGCAGGTGAATTCGAGATGGGCACAGACGGCGACAAGGCCGAGGCCGACGAGAGACCGAAGCACAAGGTCGCGCTGGATGCGTTCATGATCGGCAAGTACGAAGTGACAAATGCACAGTACCAGGCCTTCGTCAAGGCAACAGGACACCGCCGGCCGGAAAATTGCTGTGACCCCAAATTTAACGTCTGGAAAGGCAGCGAACTGATCGAAGGCGCGGAGGAACTCCCCGCCATCAACGTGAGCTGGGACGATGCCGTCGCCTTCTGCAAGTGGGCCGACGCACGCCTCCCCACGGAAGCCGAGTGGGAAAAAGCCGCGCGCGGCACCGACGGCCGCCTGTATCCGTGGGGCAATGAACCGCCGTCTGGCAACCGGGCCAATTACAGCTTTGATCCAGTCTCCATGTGGGATGGGCTGGCGTCGTTCGCCAAAAAAGACCAGTACGAGAACGGCCGCAGCCCCTACGGCGCCTATGAGATGGCGGGCAACGTGTGGGAGTGGACCCAAGACTGGTACGATGAGAACTATTACAAAAACAGCCCGGCCAAGAATCCCAAGGGGCCCGACAAGGCCGACGCGCGCGTGATTCGTGGCGCCTCCTGGCGCAACACCGCCGAGATGCTGCGCGCGGCCAATCGGAATAAACACAAACCGGACGAGCGGCGTGTCTATATCGGCTTCCGCTGCGCCAAGGACTCGCAGTAG
- a CDS encoding sulfurtransferase, with protein MTHNPGFLKLVERVKHTIRECTVADVKAKCDRGEQFHFVDVREESEFAADRAKGARHIGRGVLERDIEGLIPNKQAEIILYCGGGFRSALAADSLGQMGYTNVTSMEGGIRAWRTAGYAIESDSQATSTARAGG; from the coding sequence ATGACGCACAACCCAGGGTTTCTCAAGCTGGTGGAGCGGGTCAAGCATACGATTCGCGAATGTACGGTCGCAGACGTCAAGGCGAAATGTGATCGTGGCGAACAGTTTCACTTCGTTGATGTGCGGGAGGAGTCAGAGTTTGCAGCGGACCGGGCCAAGGGCGCTCGACATATCGGCCGCGGCGTGCTGGAGCGGGATATCGAAGGCCTCATTCCAAATAAGCAGGCCGAGATCATTCTCTATTGCGGCGGAGGATTTCGGTCAGCGTTGGCAGCTGACAGTCTGGGCCAGATGGGCTACACCAATGTGACGTCGATGGAGGGCGGCATCCGTGCGTGGCGAACAGCGGGCTATGCGATCGAGTCGGACAGTCAGGCAACCAGCACCGCGCGGGCAGGAGGCTGA
- the serS gene encoding serine--tRNA ligase → MPDLRTLRDNLDTIKSQLGLRGADIPWDLVRALLDQRRTLTTSGDQLRHDLKKGSDAVARLKREKQPADEAMTAMKQLGERITQTEEALRDVEARLTDVALRIPNRPHASVPAGQSPADNQTLRSSGSIPQLSFPAKPHWEIGEALGILDFERAAKIAGARFAVLTGAGARLERALINFMLDLHTEHHGYREVLPPFLVNRAAMTGTGQLPKFEEDLFRLRDDDYFLIPTAEVPVTNLLREDITSDELLPIRYTAYTPCFRREAGSYGKDTRGLIRQHQFNKVELVAFTRPEESYAELERLTGNAEAVLQALGLPYRVIVLCTGDLGFSAAKTYDLEVWMPSQQTYREISSCSNFEAFQAQRAGIRYRNKEGKTDFLHTLNGSGLAVGRTLVAILEHYQQADGSVLIPPALRSYMGGMERIDRG, encoded by the coding sequence ATGCCCGATCTGCGTACGCTTCGCGACAACCTCGACACGATCAAAAGCCAGCTCGGCTTACGCGGGGCTGATATCCCCTGGGATCTCGTGCGTGCCCTGCTCGATCAACGCCGCACTCTGACCACGAGCGGGGACCAGCTTCGACACGACCTCAAAAAAGGCTCCGACGCCGTCGCCCGGCTCAAACGGGAGAAACAGCCGGCCGATGAGGCCATGACCGCCATGAAGCAACTTGGCGAGCGGATTACGCAGACTGAGGAGGCATTGCGCGACGTCGAGGCACGGTTAACTGATGTGGCGCTGCGCATTCCCAATCGCCCCCATGCCTCCGTGCCAGCCGGCCAAAGCCCAGCCGACAATCAAACACTGCGGAGCAGTGGGAGCATCCCACAGTTGTCGTTTCCCGCAAAACCCCATTGGGAAATTGGAGAGGCCCTCGGCATTCTCGATTTCGAGCGGGCCGCGAAAATTGCGGGGGCTCGGTTCGCCGTACTCACCGGCGCGGGCGCTCGTCTTGAACGGGCCCTGATCAACTTCATGCTCGATCTGCACACGGAACACCACGGCTACCGTGAGGTCCTGCCACCCTTCTTGGTCAATCGCGCGGCTATGACTGGCACCGGGCAGTTGCCAAAATTTGAGGAGGATTTGTTCAGACTACGAGATGACGATTATTTTCTCATTCCCACAGCGGAAGTCCCCGTGACCAATCTGTTGCGGGAGGACATCACATCCGATGAGCTCCTGCCGATTCGCTACACCGCCTACACGCCCTGCTTTCGGCGCGAGGCCGGCTCCTATGGTAAAGACACGCGTGGACTGATCCGCCAGCATCAGTTCAACAAAGTTGAACTCGTGGCGTTTACTAGGCCGGAAGAGTCTTACGCAGAATTAGAACGGCTCACCGGCAATGCTGAGGCCGTACTGCAGGCGCTCGGACTGCCCTATCGTGTGATCGTCCTCTGCACGGGGGACTTGGGATTTTCTGCCGCCAAGACCTACGATCTGGAAGTCTGGATGCCCTCACAACAGACTTACCGGGAAATTTCCTCCTGCAGCAATTTTGAAGCGTTTCAGGCACAGCGGGCCGGCATTCGCTATCGGAACAAAGAGGGCAAGACAGACTTCCTGCACACCTTGAACGGCTCGGGCCTTGCCGTGGGGCGCACCCTTGTTGCCATTCTTGAACACTATCAGCAGGCTGACGGATCCGTCCTGATTCCGCCTGCCTTACGTTCCTACATGGGTGGCATGGAACGAATCGACCGGGGCTGA